From one [Limnothrix rosea] IAM M-220 genomic stretch:
- a CDS encoding M61 family metallopeptidase, giving the protein MVQTVTSSQISQATQDETSVEIVYGVAMPNPHQHLFEVTIQINHWSAMLLDLKMPVWTPGSYLVREYARHVQDFQAIATATEKPLAWQKQGKNHWQIATDATESITVKYRVFANELTVRTNHLDSTHGYFNGAAIFCFVPDYQNQSFILEVEPPDEAWQISTTLPLLEDSETQFWVENFDVLVDSPVEVGIHESHEFLYADKPHRWVVWGDGDFDADKAIADTKKIIAIEADIYGGGLPYDEYMFLLHLSSSGYGGLEHKESCSLNYPRFGFGDHNNYNRFMQLVAHEFFHLWNIKRIRPKALETFDYENENYTTSLWFAEGVTSYYDLIIPRWADIYDDDFFLESLGKDITRYLNTPGRFVQPLAESSFDAWIKLYRRDANSNNNQMSYYLKGAMVSLMLDLIIRDRHDNQKSLDDVMQRMWQEFGKDEIGFTPKQVETVIAEVAGCDLTDFFNRYLYSTEELPLEKSLESFGLILKPIYDDKKIPYFGAEIKDENNRTLVKSIESGSPCHIAGIDPGDEILAIADYRVNAEQVSKRLQNYHAGDTISITLFQQDQLKTLAVTLAEPQPSSYQVKKNPDASDQQKAKLTGWLCH; this is encoded by the coding sequence ATGGTTCAAACAGTTACTTCTTCGCAGATTTCGCAGGCAACTCAAGATGAAACATCGGTAGAAATTGTGTATGGGGTGGCAATGCCGAATCCCCACCAACATTTATTTGAGGTCACGATTCAGATTAACCATTGGTCAGCAATGCTGCTGGATCTAAAGATGCCTGTGTGGACACCGGGGTCTTATTTGGTGCGGGAATATGCTCGCCATGTGCAGGATTTTCAGGCGATCGCCACAGCGACAGAAAAACCATTAGCTTGGCAAAAACAAGGCAAAAACCATTGGCAAATTGCGACGGATGCGACTGAGTCAATTACGGTTAAATATCGTGTCTTTGCAAATGAATTAACGGTACGAACCAATCACCTTGATAGTACTCACGGTTACTTTAATGGGGCAGCTATTTTTTGCTTTGTGCCTGACTACCAAAATCAGTCTTTTATCCTTGAGGTAGAGCCACCCGATGAAGCTTGGCAAATTAGTACGACATTACCCCTTTTAGAAGACTCTGAGACGCAGTTTTGGGTCGAGAATTTTGATGTCTTAGTGGATAGTCCAGTTGAAGTTGGTATCCATGAAAGTCATGAATTTCTCTATGCCGATAAACCCCACCGTTGGGTGGTTTGGGGTGATGGTGATTTTGATGCAGACAAGGCGATCGCCGACACGAAAAAAATTATTGCAATAGAAGCCGACATCTACGGCGGTGGCTTACCCTACGACGAATATATGTTCCTGCTCCATTTATCCAGTAGCGGCTATGGCGGCCTAGAGCACAAAGAAAGCTGTTCTTTAAATTATCCCCGTTTCGGCTTTGGCGACCACAATAACTACAACCGTTTTATGCAACTCGTTGCCCACGAATTTTTCCATTTGTGGAATATTAAACGCATCCGCCCGAAAGCCCTTGAAACCTTCGATTATGAAAACGAAAACTACACCACTTCTCTGTGGTTTGCCGAAGGGGTGACGAGCTACTACGATCTCATCATTCCGCGCTGGGCTGATATTTACGACGATGACTTTTTCCTAGAGAGCTTGGGTAAAGACATAACCCGTTATCTCAATACGCCGGGACGCTTTGTGCAGCCCCTAGCCGAGTCTAGTTTTGATGCTTGGATTAAGCTATATCGTCGCGATGCTAATAGCAATAATAATCAAATGTCCTACTACCTCAAGGGGGCAATGGTGTCGTTAATGCTGGATCTGATTATCCGCGATCGCCACGATAATCAAAAATCCCTTGACGATGTAATGCAGCGGATGTGGCAAGAATTTGGGAAGGATGAAATTGGTTTTACGCCGAAGCAAGTGGAAACGGTTATTGCTGAAGTTGCAGGCTGTGATTTGACAGATTTCTTTAATCGTTATCTGTATAGCACTGAGGAACTTCCCCTTGAAAAATCCCTTGAATCTTTTGGTTTAATCCTCAAGCCAATTTACGACGATAAAAAAATCCCCTATTTCGGTGCAGAGATCAAAGACGAAAACAACCGCACCCTCGTTAAATCCATCGAAAGCGGCTCCCCATGCCACATCGCCGGGATTGATCCGGGGGACGAAATTTTGGCGATCGCCGACTATCGCGTCAATGCCGAGCAAGTAAGCAAACGCCTTCAGAACTACCATGCAGGTGATACAATTTCGATCACGCTTTTTCAGCAAGATCAATTAAAAACCCTTGCCGTAACCCTCGCTGAACCCCAGCCTAGCAGTTACCAAGTGAAGAAAAATCCCGACGCATCTGACCAACAAAAAGCGAAGTTGACAGGTTGGCTCTGCCACTAA
- a CDS encoding CHAT domain-containing protein: MVHFATHGFFHKTKPEQSGLVFSLVDEQGNSQNGFLRLDSIFNMQLNASLVVLSACQTGIGEEVPGEGMLGLSRGFMYAGTPRLLMSLWSVDDKATAEFMTRFYRNLLEDGLTAAAALKKTQREMREETKWSHPQYWAAFILQGDWN, translated from the coding sequence ATTGTCCACTTTGCGACCCACGGTTTTTTTCATAAAACCAAACCCGAACAATCAGGCTTAGTTTTTTCGCTGGTAGATGAACAAGGCAATTCCCAAAACGGTTTCTTGCGGCTCGATAGTATTTTTAATATGCAGCTTAACGCCAGTCTCGTTGTACTCAGTGCCTGCCAGACAGGGATTGGTGAGGAAGTTCCCGGCGAAGGAATGCTGGGTTTAAGCCGCGGTTTTATGTATGCCGGAACCCCACGCTTGCTAATGAGTTTGTGGAGTGTAGACGACAAAGCCACCGCCGAATTTATGACCCGTTTTTACCGAAATCTACTCGAAGACGGGCTCACTGCCGCTGCTGCTCTGAAGAAAACCCAACGGGAAATGCGCGAAGAAACCAAGTGGAGTCATCCGCAATATTGGGCAGCATTTATCTTGCAAGGCGATTGGAATTAA
- a CDS encoding Uma2 family endonuclease, which translates to MIAAAELPRKMTPEEYLEWEATQDIKYEYIDGEIIAMTGGTVTHARIYLNLYRALFPHLQTRGCETFVSDVKVQDSKTKRYFYPDLVVTCHPDDKKNNQFIQHPKVIVEVLSPSNARYDQGRKLKLYRQIQSLQEYILIDSQRVSVEMYQRQTGKMWGYSDYALDEMLVIPSIEFECPVMMLYEGAILEESEEE; encoded by the coding sequence ATGATTGCTGCTGCCGAACTTCCCAGAAAAATGACACCGGAAGAATATCTCGAATGGGAAGCAACTCAGGATATTAAGTATGAATATATTGACGGTGAAATTATTGCAATGACGGGTGGAACAGTAACACACGCGAGAATTTACCTGAATTTATACCGCGCTTTATTTCCTCATTTACAGACGAGAGGATGTGAAACTTTTGTGTCGGACGTAAAGGTACAGGATTCTAAAACAAAGCGATATTTTTATCCTGACTTGGTGGTGACTTGCCATCCTGATGACAAGAAAAATAATCAATTTATCCAGCACCCCAAAGTGATTGTAGAAGTCTTGTCGCCTAGCAATGCTCGTTATGATCAAGGTCGCAAGCTCAAGCTATATCGCCAAATACAGAGTTTACAGGAATATATTTTGATTGATAGTCAGCGGGTTTCTGTGGAGATGTACCAGCGGCAAACGGGAAAAATGTGGGGCTACAGTGACTATGCTCTAGATGAAATGCTTGTCATTCCCAGCATTGAGTTTGAATGTCCGGTGATGATGCTCTACGAAGGCGCAATTCTCGAAGAATCGGAAGAAGAGTAA
- a CDS encoding Crp/Fnr family transcriptional regulator: MDTKAFSELFPLFGNANPETIESLLSITTEHEYPVGRTVLMEDSWGNAVYFIQSGWVKVRRLTGDSTMTLAILGQGDFFGEMAILDESPRSTDVVALSQVKLLSISAQRFIQTLFRDHQLHHKMLQLMVQRLRNANARFQWRNQPPALKLAKMLILLAESYGEPTDQGVKIINIPATDLAEVADIKPKEVDIILTKLRSKGWLEMDDATIHFINFKQLSKLAGRA, from the coding sequence ATGGATACCAAAGCTTTTAGTGAGCTTTTCCCCCTTTTCGGTAACGCTAACCCTGAAACCATCGAATCCTTGCTATCGATCACCACCGAGCATGAATATCCAGTCGGACGAACTGTGCTGATGGAAGACTCTTGGGGAAATGCAGTCTACTTTATCCAGTCCGGTTGGGTCAAAGTACGGCGCTTAACCGGTGACAGCACAATGACCCTTGCGATTTTAGGTCAAGGGGATTTTTTTGGGGAAATGGCGATTCTGGATGAGTCCCCCCGCTCCACCGATGTTGTTGCCCTATCCCAGGTGAAGTTACTCAGTATTTCAGCCCAACGGTTTATTCAGACTTTATTTCGGGATCATCAGCTCCACCACAAAATGTTGCAGCTCATGGTGCAGCGGCTGCGTAATGCCAATGCCCGTTTCCAATGGCGCAATCAACCGCCGGCGCTCAAACTGGCAAAGATGTTGATTTTGCTCGCAGAAAGCTATGGCGAACCAACGGATCAGGGTGTGAAAATTATTAATATCCCTGCCACGGATCTCGCAGAGGTTGCCGATATTAAACCCAAGGAAGTCGACATCATTCTCACGAAGCTCCGCAGTAAAGGCTGGCTGGAGATGGACGATGCTACTATTCACTTTATTAATTTCAAGCAGTTATCAAAGCTAGCCGGACGGGCTTAG
- the gloB gene encoding hydroxyacylglutathione hydrolase produces the protein MEIVRLPAFHDNYIFVLGDRLSGLAAVVDPGDGGVVLDYLRQENLQLTAILITHHHHDHVGGNRQLLAQFPNAKVYASDHDGQKGRIPGQTNILKEGDRLNVLDRTAEILFVPGHTQGHIIYYFPPTKPEGTGDLFCGDTLFAGGCGRLLEGNPAQMWRSLQRIRTLPDKTRVWCAHEYTLKNLRFATSLDIDNIQLYQRFEEVKALRQQGQATVPSLLAIEKQTNPFLRCDQPEVQAAVSHHEPQRVFAKLRGKRDLF, from the coding sequence ATGGAAATTGTTCGTCTACCAGCGTTTCACGATAATTATATTTTTGTTTTGGGCGATCGCCTCTCTGGTTTAGCGGCGGTGGTTGATCCGGGGGATGGTGGCGTTGTTTTAGATTATTTGCGGCAGGAAAATTTACAGTTAACGGCTATTTTAATTACTCATCACCACCATGATCATGTGGGGGGAAATCGGCAATTATTGGCACAGTTTCCAAATGCGAAAGTGTATGCCAGCGACCATGATGGACAAAAGGGACGCATTCCCGGTCAGACCAATATTCTCAAAGAAGGCGATCGCCTGAATGTATTAGATCGCACCGCTGAAATTTTATTTGTGCCCGGCCATACCCAAGGCCATATTATTTACTATTTTCCCCCGACAAAACCGGAGGGCACAGGGGATTTATTTTGTGGCGATACTCTGTTTGCGGGGGGCTGTGGACGGCTTCTGGAAGGAAACCCGGCGCAAATGTGGCGATCGCTGCAACGAATACGTACGCTACCAGATAAAACCCGCGTGTGGTGTGCCCATGAATATACCCTCAAAAATTTGCGATTTGCGACGAGTTTAGATATTGACAATATTCAGCTATACCAACGATTTGAGGAAGTGAAAGCCTTAAGACAACAGGGTCAAGCGACAGTACCCAGTTTGCTCGCCATTGAAAAACAAACCAATCCTTTTCTGCGATGTGACCAGCCAGAGGTACAAGCTGCCGTTAGCCATCACGAACCCCAACGGGTCTTTGCAAAACTACGGGGTAAGCGGGATTTATTTTAG
- a CDS encoding M48 family metallopeptidase has protein sequence MPTYPGISSEAFRHPLDRQAEEALRNLPGFKLLASRFVEYIYERPQQIYLMGNTIKAGPRQYSTLYGMFRECVRDLDVSIEPTLYVDQNPRVNSYTLGTEHPYIVVNSGLLDLLEEDELRTVLAHELGHLQCEHPVLTQMAMWAMGAASFVGEVTLGLGNVITTGLLYAFYEWRRKAELSADRAALLVTDDLNPIFRTMMKLSGGSMKYANEVSLSEFTQQSQDYQDLDQEQLNQIYKFLIYNGGNGTFLGHPFPVERLKFIKDWDESKEYQDIKAGHYARGESGSVEVETEEKNDDVDNLRRQVEELRREIERTKKQD, from the coding sequence ATGCCGACCTATCCCGGAATTTCGAGCGAAGCCTTTCGCCATCCCCTAGATCGACAGGCAGAGGAAGCCCTCCGCAACTTACCCGGCTTTAAATTACTGGCTAGTCGCTTTGTAGAATATATCTATGAGCGACCCCAGCAAATTTATTTAATGGGGAACACCATTAAAGCGGGGCCTCGTCAGTACTCGACGCTTTATGGCATGTTTCGAGAATGTGTGCGGGATCTGGATGTCAGTATTGAGCCGACCCTGTACGTCGATCAAAATCCCCGCGTCAATAGCTACACCCTCGGTACAGAACACCCCTATATTGTTGTCAATAGCGGCCTACTCGACCTATTAGAAGAAGACGAATTACGGACGGTGCTTGCCCATGAGCTAGGACATCTCCAATGTGAACACCCAGTCCTCACCCAGATGGCAATGTGGGCAATGGGAGCCGCATCTTTTGTGGGAGAAGTAACCCTTGGCTTAGGAAATGTGATCACCACAGGTCTGCTTTATGCTTTTTATGAATGGCGGCGTAAAGCGGAACTATCAGCAGATCGGGCTGCTCTCCTCGTCACGGACGACCTCAATCCGATTTTTCGTACCATGATGAAGCTGTCTGGCGGCAGCATGAAATACGCCAATGAAGTCAGTTTGAGCGAATTTACTCAGCAGTCCCAGGATTATCAAGACCTTGATCAAGAGCAGCTCAACCAGATTTACAAATTTCTCATTTACAACGGTGGCAACGGCACTTTTCTTGGGCATCCTTTCCCTGTGGAACGTCTTAAATTTATTAAGGATTGGGATGAGTCGAAGGAATATCAAGATATTAAAGCGGGGCATTATGCCCGGGGTGAGTCTGGCTCGGTAGAGGTGGAAACGGAAGAGAAAAATGATGATGTGGATAATTTACGTCGTCAAGTAGAAGAGCTACGCCGCGAAATTGAAAGAACAAAAAAGCAAGATTAA
- a CDS encoding branched-chain amino acid transaminase — MHNFLPTAYFQGKFVPFAEANISIATHALHYGTGAFGGLRGIPDPHDANQILLFRLDRHCRRLSNSANFLQFDLPADKIEHVIVDFVQKNRPAKSFYIRPFVYTSDLGIAPRLHKIEKDFFVYGLELGDYLSPEGISCRISSWTRQEDRSFPLRGKISGAYIASALAKSEAVASGFDEALLMNSQGKVCEASGMNVFIVRDGKLITPGSDQDILEGITRDSIITLAKKFGIEVIERPIDKTELLIADEVFLSGTAAKVTPVKQIENYKLPGDRPITEKLREKLTAITQNQDSEFSEWVYKIPLS, encoded by the coding sequence ATGCATAATTTTCTCCCTACCGCCTATTTCCAAGGAAAATTTGTTCCGTTTGCAGAGGCTAATATTTCCATCGCAACCCACGCGCTACATTATGGTACGGGAGCATTTGGAGGGTTACGGGGGATTCCCGATCCGCATGATGCCAACCAAATTTTGTTATTCCGTTTAGATCGTCACTGTCGCCGCTTGAGTAATAGTGCAAATTTTTTACAATTTGATTTACCTGCGGACAAAATTGAACATGTCATTGTTGATTTTGTGCAGAAAAATCGCCCGGCAAAATCGTTTTATATTCGTCCCTTTGTCTATACTTCTGATCTTGGTATTGCGCCCCGTCTCCACAAAATTGAAAAAGACTTTTTTGTTTACGGTTTAGAGTTGGGGGATTACCTGTCGCCGGAAGGGATTTCCTGTCGCATTAGCTCTTGGACACGCCAAGAGGATCGCAGTTTTCCATTGCGGGGCAAAATTAGTGGTGCATATATTGCGTCTGCCTTGGCAAAATCTGAAGCGGTTGCGTCCGGATTTGATGAAGCTTTACTGATGAATTCCCAAGGGAAAGTTTGTGAAGCGTCTGGGATGAACGTGTTTATCGTGCGCGATGGCAAATTGATTACCCCCGGTTCGGATCAAGATATCCTCGAAGGCATTACCCGCGACAGCATCATTACTTTGGCGAAAAAATTTGGCATTGAGGTGATTGAGCGTCCCATTGATAAGACGGAATTACTCATTGCGGATGAAGTTTTTCTGAGTGGTACGGCAGCAAAGGTTACACCCGTCAAGCAAATCGAAAATTATAAATTACCCGGCGATCGCCCCATCACTGAAAAGCTACGGGAAAAACTAACGGCAATTACTCAAAACCAAGACAGTGAATTTTCTGAGTGGGTTTACAAAATCCCCTTGAGTTAA
- the glgB gene encoding 1,4-alpha-glucan branching enzyme, protein MPTAITSEQVHQIVSNYHDNPHTILGCHPVEIDGASTWSVRAFLPKAEQAWVVDPVSQQEYPMAAVHHPHFFECVVEQEISPQYQLKYKCGDRHITIFDPYSFGEPPHFSDLDLHLFAEGNHHRIYEKLGAHPLTLNGVDGVYFAVWAPNARNVSVIGDFNAWDGREHQMRKLNGAIWDIFVPELSTGAKYKYEVKNQAGHIYEKSDPYGFFQEVRPDFASIVTDLNQYQWNDAEWIEQRTKTDPLKVPISIYELHLGSWLHGSAEEKMQLLSGEAEPIPVNETKEGARYLSYYELADQLIPYIKELGYTHIELLPIAEHPFDGSWGYQVTGYYAPTSRFGNPEDLMYFIDKCHENGIGVLVDWVPGHFPKDSHGLAFFDGTHLYEHADPRKGEHKEWGTLIFNYNRNEVRNFLIANALFWFDKYHIDGIRVDAVASMLYLDYDREDGEWVANDYGGNEHLEAVEFLRQTNNLIFKYYPGAISVAEESTAWPMVSRPTYLGGLGFNLKWNMGWMHDNLDYFSMDPWFRQHHQNSITFSMWYHFSENYMLALSHDEVVHGKSSIIGKMPGDEWQKFANVRALFAYMFMHPGKKTMFMSMEFGQWNEWNVWTDLNWDLLNHEPHAKLKGFFSELNAFYKDQPALYERDFEEEGFQWIDCSDNQNSVVSFIRRAKDPNDFLIVACNFTPQLHRHYRIGMPEPGCYNEVFNSDVETFGGSNQKNFGGVWAEDWGMHGLPYSADLCLPPLGVVVLKLDRKRTAEAIAAKKDKAE, encoded by the coding sequence ATGCCTACTGCGATTACATCTGAACAGGTTCATCAGATCGTCTCCAACTACCACGACAATCCCCACACAATTTTGGGCTGTCATCCTGTCGAAATTGATGGCGCATCAACGTGGTCAGTGCGTGCCTTTCTGCCCAAAGCCGAGCAAGCTTGGGTTGTTGACCCTGTATCACAGCAGGAATATCCCATGGCAGCGGTACATCATCCCCACTTTTTTGAATGTGTTGTCGAACAGGAAATATCACCACAATATCAACTGAAATATAAGTGCGGCGATCGCCACATCACCATTTTCGACCCCTATTCATTTGGTGAACCCCCCCACTTTAGCGATCTAGACTTACACCTATTTGCCGAAGGAAATCACCACCGCATTTACGAAAAACTAGGTGCACATCCCCTAACCCTAAACGGCGTTGACGGCGTTTATTTTGCCGTTTGGGCTCCCAATGCCCGCAACGTTTCTGTCATTGGAGATTTCAACGCATGGGATGGTAGAGAGCACCAAATGCGCAAGCTCAATGGCGCAATATGGGATATTTTCGTTCCAGAACTGAGTACCGGCGCAAAATATAAATACGAAGTAAAAAACCAAGCAGGACATATCTACGAAAAGTCCGATCCCTACGGCTTTTTCCAAGAAGTACGCCCCGACTTTGCCTCCATCGTCACCGACTTAAACCAATACCAATGGAACGATGCTGAGTGGATTGAACAACGTACCAAGACCGATCCCCTCAAAGTGCCCATTTCCATCTACGAACTCCATTTAGGATCGTGGCTCCATGGCTCTGCCGAAGAAAAAATGCAATTACTTTCAGGCGAGGCAGAACCTATTCCCGTTAACGAAACCAAAGAAGGAGCACGGTACCTCAGCTATTACGAGCTGGCCGATCAGCTAATTCCTTACATCAAAGAGCTGGGCTATACCCACATCGAATTACTCCCGATCGCCGAGCATCCCTTTGATGGTTCTTGGGGTTATCAAGTGACGGGATATTATGCGCCGACATCGCGCTTCGGTAACCCAGAAGATCTAATGTATTTCATCGACAAATGTCACGAAAATGGCATTGGTGTCCTTGTGGATTGGGTTCCCGGTCACTTCCCTAAAGACAGCCATGGATTAGCATTTTTTGACGGTACACACCTCTACGAACATGCTGATCCCCGCAAAGGCGAACATAAAGAATGGGGCACATTAATCTTTAACTACAACCGCAACGAGGTGCGCAATTTCCTCATCGCCAATGCGCTGTTTTGGTTCGATAAATATCACATTGATGGTATTCGGGTAGATGCAGTAGCTTCAATGCTGTACCTCGACTATGACCGCGAAGATGGCGAGTGGGTTGCCAACGATTACGGTGGTAACGAGCATTTAGAAGCCGTTGAGTTTTTGCGTCAAACCAATAATTTAATTTTCAAATATTATCCCGGTGCGATTTCCGTGGCGGAGGAATCCACTGCATGGCCGATGGTTTCTCGTCCCACATACCTCGGTGGCTTGGGCTTTAACCTGAAGTGGAATATGGGCTGGATGCACGACAACCTCGACTATTTCAGCATGGATCCTTGGTTCCGTCAGCATCACCAAAACAGCATTACCTTCAGTATGTGGTATCACTTCAGCGAGAACTACATGTTGGCGCTGTCCCACGATGAAGTCGTGCATGGCAAGAGTTCGATTATCGGTAAGATGCCCGGTGATGAGTGGCAGAAGTTTGCTAATGTGCGGGCTTTGTTTGCCTACATGTTTATGCACCCCGGCAAGAAAACCATGTTTATGAGCATGGAGTTCGGGCAGTGGAATGAGTGGAATGTTTGGACTGACCTCAACTGGGATCTGTTAAATCATGAACCCCATGCCAAGCTCAAAGGTTTCTTCTCTGAACTAAATGCTTTCTATAAAGATCAACCTGCGCTTTATGAGCGGGATTTTGAGGAAGAGGGTTTTCAATGGATTGACTGCTCGGATAATCAAAATAGTGTGGTGTCGTTTATTCGCCGTGCAAAGGATCCGAATGATTTCTTAATTGTGGCTTGTAATTTTACGCCGCAATTACATCGGCATTATCGCATTGGGATGCCGGAGCCGGGTTGCTACAACGAAGTCTTTAATAGTGATGTCGAGACGTTTGGTGGCAGTAACCAGAAGAATTTTGGTGGGGTTTGGGCAGAGGACTGGGGAATGCATGGTTTGCCCTACTCGGCGGATCTTTGTTTGCCTCCCCTCGGTGTGGTCGTTTTAAAACTAGATCGCAAGCGTACCGCTGAGGCGATCGCCGCGAAAAAGGATAAAGCTGAATAG
- a CDS encoding type IV pilin-like G/H family protein — protein sequence MGSLLEASAYCYCIAGVCMDILEFLRLRPKKNKFELISGFTLIELLIVIIIIGILSAIALPAFLSQAAKARQSEAKLFVGSINRAQQAYMMERLEFADSVDRLNIVQNKQSQYYSYSFVVTKTQGSVIAIPLVEESIRAYTGATTLYQNQAEIKTIICESPQPGLGDKKIPEWDATSLTLFCPEPMQNITR from the coding sequence ATGGGTAGCTTATTAGAGGCTTCGGCCTATTGTTATTGCATCGCTGGGGTTTGCATGGATATTCTGGAATTTTTACGCTTACGTCCAAAAAAAAATAAGTTTGAGCTGATTTCAGGATTTACGCTGATCGAATTATTGATTGTCATTATTATTATTGGTATTTTGTCGGCGATCGCCTTGCCAGCCTTCCTCAGCCAAGCAGCTAAAGCACGCCAGTCCGAGGCAAAATTATTTGTTGGTTCCATCAACCGAGCCCAGCAAGCTTATATGATGGAGCGACTTGAATTTGCTGATAGTGTTGATCGCCTCAATATTGTGCAAAATAAACAGTCACAATATTATTCCTACAGTTTTGTCGTGACGAAAACCCAAGGCTCAGTCATAGCTATCCCCTTGGTAGAAGAAAGTATTAGAGCTTATACGGGCGCGACAACGTTGTATCAAAATCAAGCCGAGATTAAAACAATCATTTGTGAATCACCGCAGCCGGGCTTAGGGGACAAGAAAATACCAGAGTGGGATGCGACAAGTTTGACGCTATTTTGTCCGGAGCCAATGCAAAATATTACCCGATAA